From a single Couchioplanes caeruleus genomic region:
- a CDS encoding putative protein N(5)-glutamine methyltransferase codes for MKSVVQPEVVERLRAAGCVFAEDEAAVLTQAAPDAATLGELVRRRVEGEPLEQVVGYADFCGVRVRLRPGVFVPRFRSGLLVTLAAAHAGARSTVLDLCCGSGALGMAVRHRVPSITLHAADADPAAVACARDNLGGDVHRSDLFTGLPGHLRGTVDVLLANVPYVATRHLPFLPAEARLHEPRTALDGGEDGLDLFRSVVAEAPAWLAPGGLLLSEVTEAQVPAAVDAVRAAGLRAAVHSDDDLDATVVTGASPRR; via the coding sequence ATGAAATCTGTGGTACAGCCCGAGGTCGTGGAGCGGCTGCGCGCCGCCGGCTGCGTGTTCGCCGAAGACGAGGCAGCGGTCCTCACGCAAGCCGCTCCCGACGCCGCCACGCTGGGGGAACTCGTCCGCCGCCGGGTCGAGGGCGAGCCGTTGGAGCAGGTCGTCGGCTACGCGGACTTCTGCGGCGTCCGGGTCCGGCTACGCCCCGGCGTCTTCGTCCCCCGCTTCCGCAGCGGCCTGCTGGTCACTCTGGCGGCGGCGCACGCGGGAGCGCGGAGCACGGTCCTGGACCTCTGCTGCGGCTCCGGAGCCCTCGGGATGGCCGTTCGTCACCGCGTACCGTCCATCACCCTGCACGCCGCGGACGCCGACCCCGCCGCCGTGGCCTGCGCCCGCGACAACCTCGGCGGCGACGTGCACCGCAGCGACCTCTTCACCGGCCTGCCCGGCCACCTGCGGGGAACCGTCGACGTCCTGCTCGCGAACGTCCCGTACGTCGCCACCCGCCACCTCCCGTTCCTCCCGGCCGAGGCCCGATTGCACGAGCCCCGCACGGCCCTGGACGGCGGCGAGGACGGCCTCGACCTGTTCCGCTCCGTCGTGGCCGAGGCTCCGGCCTGGCTGGCCCCCGGCGGCCTGCTGCTCTCCGAGGTCACCGAGGCGCAGGTACCGGCGGCCGTCGATGCCGTGCGTGCGGCGGGTCTGCGGGCCGCCGTGCATTCCGATGACGACCTTGATGCGACGGTCGTGACAGGCGCGTCCCCGAGGCGATAA
- a CDS encoding DegV family protein: MPVAVVTDSTAYFPPELSGTYDLTVVPLTVVINGDEGLEGLEISPAEVARALGGRRFTVSTSRPAPGQFAAAYRKLLDSGADGVVSVHLSSRLSGTYDAAVLAAGEVGPQVQVVDSGTTGMGLGFAALAAASTARAGGTLEQVRRSAADNAAQVSTLFYVDTLEHLRRGGRIGAASALLGTALSVKPILHVLDGSIVVRDKVRTAGRALARLVDLAVEAAGTGDVDIAVHHLGSADRATALADAVAMRLGDRLRDCYITEIGAVVAAHVGPGVAGVVVHRRG; the protein is encoded by the coding sequence ATGCCCGTCGCGGTCGTCACCGACTCCACCGCGTACTTTCCCCCCGAACTGAGCGGGACGTACGACCTGACCGTCGTCCCGCTCACCGTCGTCATCAACGGCGACGAAGGGCTCGAAGGGCTGGAGATCTCGCCGGCCGAGGTGGCCCGCGCGCTCGGCGGCCGGCGCTTCACCGTCAGCACCTCCCGCCCCGCGCCCGGGCAGTTCGCCGCCGCGTACCGCAAGCTGCTCGACTCCGGGGCGGACGGCGTCGTGTCCGTGCACCTGTCGTCGCGGCTGTCCGGCACGTACGACGCCGCGGTCCTGGCGGCCGGCGAGGTCGGGCCGCAGGTCCAGGTCGTCGACAGCGGCACCACCGGCATGGGGCTGGGCTTCGCGGCGCTCGCCGCGGCCAGCACGGCCCGCGCGGGCGGCACGCTGGAGCAGGTACGCCGGTCCGCGGCCGACAACGCCGCGCAGGTGAGCACGCTGTTCTACGTCGACACCCTCGAGCACCTGCGCCGGGGCGGCCGGATCGGCGCCGCCTCGGCCCTGCTCGGCACCGCGCTGTCGGTGAAGCCCATCCTGCACGTGCTCGACGGGTCGATCGTCGTCCGCGACAAGGTCCGTACGGCCGGCCGCGCGCTCGCCCGGCTCGTGGACCTCGCCGTGGAGGCCGCCGGCACCGGCGACGTCGACATCGCGGTGCACCACCTGGGCAGCGCCGACCGGGCCACGGCGCTCGCCGACGCGGTCGCGATGCGGCTGGGGGACCGGCTACGGGACTGCTACATCACCGAGATCGGAGCCGTGGTGGCCGCCCACGTCGGCCCGGGGGTGGCCGGGGTGGTCGTGCACCGGCGCGGCTAG
- a CDS encoding histidine phosphatase family protein, protein MTTTRLIVWRHGNTDWNAAGRVQGQSDVPLNGLGEQQAVDAAELLVRLRPAALVSSDLRRAADTAAALAALTGHSVRHDERLRERYFGAWQGLTMDEVAETRPREHARWKAGEDVIGGDIETLDAMGKRVADAFQEAAGSVPEGGTVVVATHGAAGRQGIGNLLGWPREQLRTLRALQNCHWAELTHDESRGWQLAAYNVGPFSERPVPPPV, encoded by the coding sequence ATGACCACGACCCGCCTCATCGTCTGGCGGCACGGCAACACCGACTGGAACGCGGCCGGCCGCGTCCAGGGGCAGTCCGACGTGCCGCTCAACGGGCTCGGCGAGCAGCAGGCCGTCGACGCGGCCGAGCTGCTCGTCCGGCTGCGCCCCGCCGCCCTGGTCTCCAGCGACCTGCGCCGCGCCGCCGACACGGCGGCCGCCCTGGCCGCGCTGACCGGGCACTCCGTGCGCCACGACGAGCGCCTCCGGGAGCGGTACTTCGGCGCCTGGCAGGGCCTGACGATGGACGAGGTCGCCGAGACCCGCCCCCGCGAGCACGCCCGCTGGAAGGCCGGCGAGGACGTCATCGGCGGCGACATCGAGACCCTCGACGCCATGGGCAAACGGGTCGCCGACGCGTTCCAGGAGGCCGCCGGCTCCGTGCCCGAGGGCGGCACGGTCGTGGTGGCCACCCACGGTGCCGCGGGCCGCCAGGGGATCGGCAACCTGCTCGGCTGGCCCCGCGAGCAGCTGCGGACGCTGCGTGCGCTGCAGAACTGCCACTGGGCGGAGCTCACCCACGACGAATCGCGCGGGTGGCAGCTCGCGGCGTACAACGTGGGGCCGTTCTCCGAGCGGCCGGTCCCGCCGCCGGTTTGA
- the rsfS gene encoding ribosome silencing factor, with the protein MPVTDRARELALTAAQAAADKKAQDIVIIDVAEQLYITDAFVIASASNERQVVAIVDAIEEALINLPEKAKPVRREGERQGRWVLLDYVDIVVHIQHTEEREFYALDRLWKDCPTIEFVDRDMVEADSSGVA; encoded by the coding sequence GTGCCCGTCACCGACCGCGCCCGCGAGCTCGCGCTGACGGCAGCGCAGGCCGCCGCCGACAAGAAAGCTCAGGACATCGTCATCATCGACGTGGCCGAGCAGCTGTACATCACCGACGCGTTCGTCATCGCGTCGGCCTCCAACGAGCGGCAGGTCGTCGCGATCGTCGACGCCATCGAGGAGGCCCTGATCAACCTCCCGGAGAAGGCGAAGCCGGTCCGCCGCGAGGGTGAACGCCAGGGCCGCTGGGTCCTGCTGGACTACGTCGACATCGTCGTGCACATCCAGCACACCGAGGAGCGGGAGTTCTACGCGCTCGACCGGCTGTGGAAGGACTGCCCGACGATCGAATTCGTCGACCGCGACATGGTCGAGGCCGACTCCTCCGGCGTGGCATGA
- the nadD gene encoding nicotinate-nucleotide adenylyltransferase codes for MDRRRRIGIMGGTFDPIHHGHLVAASEVQSRFDLDEVVFVPTGQPWQKGAVSPAEDRYLMTVIATASNPRFHVSRADIDRDGPTYTIDTLRDLRAIYGSETDLYFITGADALERILSWKDALEMLSLAHFVGVTRPGFELSAAHLPADSVTLVEVPAMAISSSDCRARVAKGHPVWYLVPDGVVQYIAKRHLYRD; via the coding sequence ATGGACAGGCGTCGGCGGATCGGGATCATGGGCGGGACGTTCGACCCGATCCATCACGGTCACCTGGTGGCGGCGAGCGAGGTGCAGAGCCGCTTCGACCTCGACGAGGTGGTGTTCGTGCCGACCGGTCAGCCCTGGCAGAAGGGCGCGGTCAGCCCGGCCGAGGACCGCTACCTGATGACGGTGATCGCGACCGCGTCGAATCCGCGCTTCCATGTGAGCCGCGCGGACATCGACCGGGACGGGCCGACGTACACGATCGACACCCTGCGGGACCTGCGCGCGATCTACGGGTCCGAGACCGATCTGTACTTCATCACCGGCGCCGACGCGCTGGAGCGGATCCTGTCGTGGAAGGACGCGCTGGAGATGCTCTCGCTGGCGCATTTCGTCGGCGTCACCCGGCCGGGCTTCGAGCTCTCCGCCGCCCATCTGCCGGCCGACAGCGTGACGCTGGTGGAGGTGCCGGCGATGGCGATCTCGTCCAGCGACTGCCGGGCCCGGGTCGCGAAGGGGCACCCCGTCTGGTACCTGGTACCCGATGGTGTGGTGCAGTACATCGCCAAGCGCCATCTTTATCGCGACTGA
- a CDS encoding hybrid sensor histidine kinase/response regulator — protein sequence MEWSEELSGGLLQAAPDAIVVMDEGRIVLLNDRAEEIFGWPRDELLGKHADVLLTEAARDAFPEEAKRSGRGMGAGPMGTVSLRVLRRDGTEFPAEASLAVVSTAQGELTVAVVRDVTERRQLEAAAQGHRSQRLEALGQLAGGIAHDFNNLLGVIVNYAHFVIEEAESPSPDVATIAADARQVVKAGERGTGLTHQLLKFARREVIRPQVLDLNEVLREVEELLRRTLGEHIGLVTNPAATLPTVTCDPGQIEQLLVSLAVNARDAMPGGGSLVIDTAAAHLSPGEHPELTSGDYVRLRVCDSGRGMTPDVVERAFEPFFTTKPNHEAAGLGLATVYGIATQAGGSVGIASEPGVGTTVTVLLPASQGEAPEEPAEPEPAATLGHGETLLVVEDEAALRDVAGRILSGAGYHVLSADGGTRALEVAALHEGTIDLLVSDVVMPGMLGKELAERLTGVRPETRVLYMSGYAQPVLASQGTLDPGVALLEKPFTAEDLLAAVRKRLDS from the coding sequence GTGGAGTGGTCCGAGGAGCTGTCCGGCGGTCTTCTGCAGGCTGCCCCGGATGCCATCGTCGTCATGGACGAGGGGCGGATCGTCCTGCTCAACGACCGGGCCGAGGAGATCTTCGGCTGGCCCCGCGACGAGCTGCTCGGCAAGCACGCCGACGTGTTGCTCACCGAGGCCGCGCGGGACGCCTTTCCCGAGGAGGCCAAGCGCTCGGGCCGGGGAATGGGTGCCGGGCCGATGGGCACGGTCTCCCTGCGCGTGCTCCGGCGCGACGGCACGGAGTTCCCCGCCGAGGCGTCGCTGGCCGTCGTCTCCACCGCGCAGGGTGAGCTGACCGTGGCGGTGGTCCGCGACGTCACCGAGCGCCGGCAGCTGGAGGCGGCGGCGCAGGGGCACCGCAGTCAGCGGCTGGAGGCACTGGGGCAGCTAGCCGGCGGCATCGCGCACGACTTCAACAACCTCCTCGGCGTGATCGTGAACTACGCCCACTTCGTCATCGAGGAGGCCGAGTCGCCCAGCCCGGACGTGGCCACCATCGCGGCCGACGCGCGCCAGGTGGTCAAGGCCGGCGAACGGGGCACCGGCCTCACCCATCAGCTGCTGAAGTTCGCCCGCCGCGAGGTGATCCGGCCGCAGGTGCTGGACCTGAACGAGGTGCTCCGCGAGGTCGAGGAGCTGCTGCGCCGTACGCTCGGCGAACACATCGGGCTGGTCACGAACCCGGCCGCGACGCTGCCCACGGTGACCTGTGACCCGGGTCAGATCGAGCAGCTGCTGGTCAGCCTCGCCGTGAACGCCCGCGACGCGATGCCCGGCGGTGGCAGCCTCGTCATCGACACCGCGGCCGCGCACCTGTCGCCCGGCGAGCACCCGGAGCTGACTTCCGGCGACTACGTACGGCTGCGGGTCTGCGACTCGGGCCGCGGGATGACGCCGGACGTGGTGGAGCGGGCGTTCGAGCCGTTCTTCACCACCAAGCCCAACCACGAGGCGGCCGGGCTGGGCCTGGCGACGGTCTACGGCATCGCCACCCAGGCCGGCGGCAGCGTCGGCATCGCCTCGGAGCCGGGCGTGGGCACCACCGTCACCGTGCTGCTGCCGGCCTCGCAGGGGGAGGCCCCGGAGGAGCCGGCCGAACCGGAGCCCGCCGCCACCCTCGGGCACGGCGAGACGCTGCTCGTGGTCGAGGACGAGGCGGCGCTGCGGGACGTGGCCGGGCGCATCCTGTCCGGGGCGGGCTACCACGTGCTGTCGGCCGACGGCGGCACCCGGGCGCTCGAGGTGGCGGCGCTGCACGAGGGCACGATCGACCTGCTGGTCAGCGACGTCGTGATGCCCGGCATGCTGGGCAAGGAGCTGGCCGAGCGGCTCACCGGCGTACGGCCCGAGACCCGGGTGCTCTACATGTCCGGGTACGCCCAGCCGGTCCTGGCCTCGCAGGGCACCCTCGACCCGGGCGTGGCGCTGCTCGAGAAGCCCTTCACCGCGGAGGATCTGCTGGCCGCGGTCCGCAAGCGCCTCGACAGCTGA
- the pepN gene encoding aminopeptidase N, whose product MPSLTRAEATERAAAITVTDYAVDLDITAPGDTFRSRTVLTFSAEPGGSTFVEWEPASLISATLNGTRLEPSALAGERLTLTGLAATNELVAEAEMRYSNTGEGLHRFVDPADDRVYLYAHMFLDGARRIFPCFDQPDLKAPFTLAVTAPEGWLVAANGERMGAAGGGRWEFAQTKPLATYFVSLIAGPYHAVTDEHDGIPLALYCRQALAEHLDEQADELFTVTKQCLDRYHELFDVRYPFGHYGQAFVPEFNFGAMENPGIVVFRDEFIYRSAVTDGQREQRAMVVAHEMAHQWFGDLVTMAWWDDLWLNESFAEYLGTRITAEATRFTETWTTFAMQRKAWGMRADQRPSTHPVAPADVDDTALALLNFDGISYAKGAAVLRQLVAYVGDKAFLAGLNEHFAAHAYGNATLADLLAAVSRASGRDLGGWADVWLRREQVNTLRAEVERTDDGRYEQVTLVQTAPDGHPVLRPHKLCLGLYDRGADGAVTRRRMIEVDVDPETDGARTVIAELAGEPAADLLLVNDGDLAYAKIRLDPESAAAVPAILPLLDDSLARAVLWSGMLDAVTDGERPVAELVTLVLAALPVEREVVIVEDVLRMTRALVDRYPTPEARPAALEMLAQACDRLVAAAEPGSSRQLAGVRGLIGSSVDTARLQGWLDGENVPDGVAVDADLRWLILQRLVVLGAAGPERIEAELARDRSAQGEQAAARCRAALPDPEAKARAWEFVISDPDASNRILEATAQGFWQPEQLPLVEPYAERYFADMPGMLARRTGMSGERLAVTAYPSVVVAERTRELAAGLLGRGDLSAILRRVVTDGDDDVRRALHARG is encoded by the coding sequence ATGCCGAGCCTGACCCGCGCCGAGGCCACCGAGAGGGCCGCCGCCATCACCGTCACGGACTACGCCGTCGACCTGGACATCACCGCACCCGGTGACACGTTCCGGTCGCGGACGGTGCTGACGTTCTCCGCCGAGCCGGGCGGCTCGACGTTCGTCGAGTGGGAGCCCGCCTCACTGATCTCGGCGACGCTCAACGGCACCCGGCTGGAGCCGTCCGCGTTGGCCGGCGAGCGGCTCACGCTGACCGGGCTCGCCGCCACCAACGAGCTGGTGGCCGAGGCGGAGATGCGCTACTCGAACACCGGCGAGGGCCTGCACCGCTTCGTCGACCCGGCCGACGACCGCGTCTACCTGTACGCGCACATGTTCCTGGACGGCGCCCGGCGCATCTTCCCCTGCTTCGACCAGCCGGACCTCAAGGCGCCGTTCACGCTGGCGGTCACCGCGCCCGAGGGCTGGCTGGTGGCGGCCAACGGCGAACGGATGGGTGCGGCGGGCGGCGGGCGCTGGGAGTTCGCGCAGACCAAGCCGCTGGCCACGTATTTCGTGTCGCTGATCGCCGGGCCGTACCACGCGGTGACCGACGAGCACGACGGCATCCCGCTGGCCCTGTACTGCCGGCAGGCGCTCGCCGAGCACCTCGACGAGCAGGCGGACGAGCTGTTCACGGTCACGAAGCAGTGCCTGGACCGCTATCACGAGCTCTTCGACGTGCGATACCCGTTCGGTCACTACGGGCAGGCGTTCGTGCCGGAGTTCAACTTCGGCGCGATGGAGAACCCGGGGATCGTCGTGTTCCGCGACGAGTTCATCTACCGCTCCGCGGTCACCGACGGCCAGCGCGAGCAGCGGGCGATGGTCGTGGCCCACGAGATGGCCCACCAGTGGTTCGGCGACCTGGTGACCATGGCGTGGTGGGACGACCTGTGGCTCAACGAGTCGTTCGCGGAATACCTGGGCACCCGGATCACCGCCGAGGCCACCCGGTTCACCGAGACCTGGACGACCTTCGCGATGCAGCGCAAGGCGTGGGGCATGCGCGCCGACCAGCGCCCCTCGACGCATCCGGTCGCGCCGGCCGACGTCGACGACACCGCGCTGGCGCTGCTCAACTTCGACGGCATCTCGTATGCGAAGGGCGCCGCCGTGCTCCGGCAGCTCGTCGCGTACGTGGGGGACAAGGCGTTCCTCGCGGGGCTCAACGAGCACTTCGCGGCGCACGCGTACGGCAACGCCACGCTGGCCGACCTGCTCGCCGCCGTGTCCCGGGCCAGCGGCCGCGACCTCGGCGGGTGGGCCGACGTGTGGCTGCGCCGCGAACAGGTCAACACGCTGCGCGCCGAGGTCGAGCGCACCGACGACGGCCGGTATGAACAGGTCACCCTCGTGCAGACCGCTCCGGACGGTCATCCGGTGCTGCGCCCGCACAAGCTCTGCCTGGGGCTCTACGACCGCGGCGCGGACGGTGCGGTGACCCGGCGCCGGATGATCGAGGTCGACGTGGACCCGGAGACCGACGGCGCCCGGACCGTGATCGCGGAGCTGGCCGGGGAGCCCGCCGCCGACCTGCTGCTCGTCAACGACGGTGACCTCGCGTACGCGAAGATCCGGCTCGACCCCGAGTCGGCCGCCGCCGTGCCCGCGATCCTGCCGCTCCTGGACGACTCGCTCGCCCGCGCGGTGCTGTGGAGCGGGATGCTGGACGCCGTCACCGACGGCGAACGGCCGGTCGCCGAGCTGGTCACGCTGGTGCTGGCCGCGCTGCCGGTGGAGCGCGAGGTGGTCATCGTCGAGGACGTGCTGCGGATGACCCGGGCGCTGGTGGACCGCTATCCGACGCCGGAGGCCCGGCCCGCCGCGCTGGAGATGCTCGCGCAGGCCTGCGACCGGCTGGTCGCCGCCGCCGAGCCGGGCAGCTCGCGCCAGCTCGCCGGGGTGCGCGGGCTGATCGGCTCGAGCGTCGACACGGCACGCCTGCAGGGCTGGCTCGACGGCGAGAACGTGCCCGACGGCGTGGCCGTGGACGCCGACCTGCGCTGGCTGATCCTGCAGCGCCTGGTGGTGCTGGGCGCGGCCGGGCCGGAGCGGATCGAGGCCGAGCTGGCGCGCGACCGCAGCGCCCAGGGTGAGCAGGCGGCGGCCCGGTGCCGCGCGGCGCTGCCCGACCCGGAGGCGAAGGCGCGCGCCTGGGAGTTCGTGATCTCGGATCCGGACGCGTCCAACCGCATCCTCGAGGCCACCGCACAGGGCTTCTGGCAGCCGGAGCAGCTCCCGCTGGTCGAGCCGTACGCCGAGCGGTACTTCGCCGACATGCCGGGGATGCTCGCGCGCCGGACCGGCATGAGCGGGGAGCGGCTGGCCGTCACGGCGTACCCGTCGGTGGTGGTGGCCGAGCGCACCCGGGAGCTCGCGGCCGGGCTGCTGGGCCGCGGCGATCTCTCGGCGATCCTGCGCCGGGTGGTCACGGACGGCGACGACGACGTCCGCCGCGCGCTGCACGCCCGCGGATAG
- a CDS encoding type II secretion system protein, whose protein sequence is MPTEGVMRLSSGRPADDGFTIIEVMVALALISTVMAALGTYFVSSTRTSRYQAQIQTATRLAQSGMEAARGFGGPTLLVGRAQCGGCTDVSGFDSLGYLSDTVRWDAPVAAVTATVPLPDVAEITSVNGVSYYRYYFVGRCWQAAGGGRCGVNDALPAAMIRLVVGVAWRSPDCRDAVCIRAATSLFSADPSDPVFAQ, encoded by the coding sequence ATGCCGACTGAAGGGGTCATGCGGCTCAGCAGCGGGCGGCCCGCCGACGACGGGTTCACGATCATCGAGGTGATGGTCGCGCTCGCCCTCATCAGCACGGTGATGGCCGCGCTCGGCACGTACTTCGTGTCGTCGACGCGTACGAGCCGCTATCAGGCCCAGATCCAGACCGCGACGCGCCTCGCCCAGAGCGGGATGGAGGCCGCTCGCGGATTCGGCGGGCCGACCCTGCTGGTGGGGCGCGCGCAGTGCGGCGGCTGCACCGACGTGAGCGGCTTCGACTCCCTGGGCTACCTGTCCGACACCGTGCGCTGGGACGCGCCCGTCGCGGCGGTGACGGCGACCGTGCCGCTTCCGGACGTCGCGGAGATCACCTCCGTCAACGGGGTCTCCTACTACCGCTACTACTTCGTCGGACGCTGCTGGCAGGCGGCCGGCGGCGGCCGGTGCGGCGTGAACGACGCGCTGCCCGCGGCCATGATCCGCCTCGTCGTCGGCGTCGCCTGGCGCTCCCCCGACTGCCGAGACGCCGTCTGCATCCGCGCCGCCACCTCGCTGTTCAGCGCGGACCCGTCCGACCCGGTGTTCGCGCAGTGA
- a CDS encoding RICIN domain-containing protein, which produces MIRRFVSRATGDRGSLPMAMLLILVGVSLSGLLAAAVSAQISGTRATVHSSEALDAAQSGIDVALGQIRLAVTDGAGDPAKLPCGPFTGTVNTATDQSYTVAIHYLRTQPPAGDVGWAQANKMTCTGSHLSGAETPVYVLLSSTGRALDTGGTTAPRTVTATYTLHSATRENVAGGLVHVLGQNNPDLCFSAPAGTLVAGAPLTLQVCDSNDDRQKFAYVSNLNLVLVASRADGSKGMCLDAAPVHGEQVVFRACAEPTAERQQWSLNDRANFEGTKNAARDQQCFHVVSPGIAGSTIVLHAAASDPAGVSQYDKACGDEYTVTRSFQPEAAVGTGGAGAKSNQLVNFQQFGRCFDVSGNDVTAPYMVIWPCKQSPNGIVQWNQVWHLPAIPDGHSSGAGVIWLHSDQDNGTYCLSSPGRLNPPGYDPATASYPKLVTCDPTAPATPATTWTRRGATGVFATAYRIETTYGAPTGTTWCLAPTDTAHDYWYTGNKDVSKGTLAVCDGTRGQKWNADPMVLSSAVSDVSEK; this is translated from the coding sequence GTGATCCGCCGGTTCGTCTCCCGGGCCACCGGCGACCGCGGGTCGCTGCCCATGGCGATGCTGCTGATCCTCGTCGGCGTGTCGCTCAGCGGCCTGCTCGCCGCGGCCGTGTCGGCGCAGATCTCCGGCACCCGCGCGACCGTGCACAGCTCCGAGGCCCTGGACGCGGCACAGTCCGGGATCGACGTCGCCCTGGGTCAGATCCGTCTCGCCGTGACCGACGGCGCGGGCGACCCGGCGAAGCTGCCCTGCGGCCCGTTCACCGGCACGGTCAACACCGCCACCGACCAGTCCTACACCGTCGCCATCCACTATCTGCGCACGCAGCCGCCCGCGGGCGACGTCGGCTGGGCGCAGGCCAACAAGATGACGTGCACGGGCAGCCACCTGTCCGGCGCGGAAACCCCCGTCTACGTCCTGCTCTCGTCGACCGGTCGCGCTCTGGACACCGGAGGAACAACTGCTCCACGTACGGTCACAGCGACGTACACGCTGCACAGCGCCACCCGGGAGAACGTCGCCGGCGGACTCGTACACGTTCTCGGGCAGAACAACCCCGACCTGTGCTTCTCCGCGCCCGCAGGCACGCTGGTGGCCGGTGCGCCACTCACCCTGCAGGTCTGCGACAGCAACGACGACCGGCAGAAGTTCGCGTACGTGTCGAACCTGAACCTGGTCCTGGTCGCCTCCCGCGCGGACGGCTCGAAGGGCATGTGCCTGGACGCCGCGCCGGTGCACGGCGAGCAGGTCGTCTTCCGCGCCTGCGCCGAGCCGACCGCGGAACGGCAGCAGTGGAGCTTGAACGACCGCGCGAACTTCGAGGGCACCAAGAACGCCGCGCGCGACCAGCAGTGCTTCCACGTGGTCAGCCCCGGCATCGCCGGGAGCACGATCGTGCTGCACGCGGCCGCCAGCGACCCGGCCGGTGTCTCGCAGTACGACAAGGCCTGCGGCGACGAATACACGGTCACCCGCAGCTTCCAGCCGGAGGCGGCCGTCGGCACCGGCGGCGCGGGCGCCAAGAGCAACCAGTTGGTGAACTTCCAGCAGTTCGGCCGCTGCTTCGACGTCTCCGGCAACGACGTGACGGCCCCGTACATGGTCATCTGGCCGTGCAAGCAGAGCCCCAACGGCATCGTGCAGTGGAACCAGGTCTGGCACCTGCCGGCGATCCCGGACGGCCACAGCAGCGGTGCGGGCGTCATCTGGCTGCACAGCGACCAGGACAACGGCACCTACTGCCTCAGCAGCCCCGGGCGGCTCAACCCGCCGGGGTACGACCCGGCGACCGCGTCGTACCCGAAGCTGGTGACGTGTGACCCGACGGCGCCGGCCACCCCCGCGACCACGTGGACGCGCCGCGGCGCCACGGGCGTGTTCGCCACCGCCTACCGGATCGAGACCACGTACGGCGCCCCGACCGGGACCACCTGGTGCCTCGCCCCCACCGACACCGCACACGACTACTGGTACACGGGCAACAAGGACGTCAGCAAGGGCACGCTGGCGGTCTGCGACGGCACCCGCGGCCAGAAGTGGAACGCGGACCCGATGGTGCTCAGCTCGGCGGTGAGCGACGTCAGCGAGAAGTGA
- a CDS encoding GNAT family N-acetyltransferase encodes MLIESRTATDPELAALLVAQQRELAEADGGQDGQVYLTHHGVAYLVVVVDGRVVACGAWQPLEPGVAELKRMYVRPAYRGRGIARQLIVALEEEALAADRPVLRLETGTYLPAAIALYRSAGYVPIPVYGEYVGNPYSVCFEKSLALTSR; translated from the coding sequence ATGCTGATCGAGTCCCGTACCGCCACCGATCCCGAGCTGGCCGCGCTGCTCGTCGCGCAGCAGCGGGAGCTCGCCGAGGCCGACGGTGGACAGGACGGTCAGGTCTACCTCACCCACCACGGCGTGGCGTACCTGGTCGTGGTGGTGGACGGGCGGGTCGTGGCGTGCGGGGCGTGGCAGCCCCTGGAGCCGGGTGTCGCCGAACTCAAGCGGATGTACGTGCGGCCGGCGTACCGGGGGCGGGGGATCGCCCGGCAGCTGATCGTGGCGCTCGAGGAGGAGGCGCTGGCGGCGGACCGGCCGGTGCTGCGCCTGGAGACCGGCACCTACCTGCCGGCGGCCATCGCGCTGTACCGCTCCGCGGGCTACGTGCCGATCCCGGTGTACGGGGAGTACGTGGGGAATCCGTACAGCGTGTGCTTCGAGAAGTCGCTGGCGCTCACTTCTCGCTGA